A single region of the Novosphingobium sp. genome encodes:
- a CDS encoding VOC family protein, protein MKLGYTIVYVADVPATIDFYERAFGLKGRFLHESQLYGELDTGETVLAFAGETMAAMHGLKIRRNCIGDEAAGFEIALVTDDPRAAFDKALQAGAITVSPPLEKPWGQVVGYVRDLGRLHRRNLLARLRLKDRSTADRAMESAGSRLP, encoded by the coding sequence ATGAAGCTTGGTTATACAATTGTTTACGTCGCCGACGTGCCCGCCACCATCGACTTTTACGAGCGTGCCTTCGGCCTGAAAGGGCGTTTCCTGCATGAGAGTCAGCTTTACGGAGAACTCGACACCGGAGAAACGGTACTGGCCTTTGCTGGCGAGACAATGGCTGCCATGCATGGCCTGAAAATCCGCCGTAACTGCATCGGCGATGAGGCGGCCGGTTTCGAAATCGCTCTTGTCACCGATGACCCGCGCGCGGCCTTTGACAAAGCTTTGCAGGCCGGCGCGATTACCGTGTCCCCTCCCTTGGAAAAGCCCTGGGGCCAGGTCGTCGGTTATGTTCGGGACCTCGGACGGTTGCATCGTCGAAATCTGCTCGCCCGTCTCCGCCTGAAGGACCGGAGCACGGCGGACCGGGCCATGGAAAGCGCTGGTTCGCGCCTCCCATAG
- a CDS encoding nuclear transport factor 2 family protein: MTLPAIVQTYLDAYNSKDVAALVNCVADDVVFENVSNAGQSMKIEGRSAFAELATQAAAMFTTRLQTVRTSVVDGDRVALQVDWAGIPAVDLGPMKVGEPLAMRGASFITIVDGKLARIVDLS; encoded by the coding sequence ATGACGCTGCCTGCAATCGTTCAAACCTACCTCGATGCCTACAACAGCAAGGACGTTGCCGCGCTGGTGAACTGCGTGGCTGATGATGTGGTTTTCGAGAATGTCTCCAACGCGGGCCAGAGCATGAAGATCGAGGGACGCTCCGCCTTTGCCGAGCTTGCGACGCAAGCCGCCGCGATGTTCACCACCCGGCTGCAAACCGTGAGGACGTCTGTTGTCGATGGCGATCGCGTCGCTTTGCAGGTCGATTGGGCAGGCATCCCGGCCGTCGATCTCGGACCGATGAAGGTTGGCGAGCCCCTTGCCATGCGCGGCGCTTCGTTCATCACGATCGTGGATGGCAAGCTCGCCCGGATCGTGGATCTGAGCTGA
- a CDS encoding replication initiator protein A produces MTKARKQPIADQFDLFLPYISDLALRDQREMMERPFFSLAKSKRSNPIDYTSPDGKLWVHVSANADYGMATIWDADILIYCASVLADMARRGTNDVPRKLNIMPYDLLRAIGRPTTGRAYELLGQALDRLVATTIKTNIRAENRREATFSWLDGWTQLVDEKTERSRGMTIELSNWFWEGVMMKGGVLSIDRAYFAITGGRERWLYKVARKHAGGAGEAGFAISMPVLFEKSGAEGQYRRFKFEMLKLAEKNDLPGYALSIETSREGEPMLRMRRVDGKDGAEKMRDIEPTMSAGQGEGEREELPPVPVASKPKAAKKPAAQPEPLIDARAMVRQAVAGLSDAATRGFMTDETIDHLRSTCPGWDLYTLHSEFESWVAGDAQRTPVDWQKAFIGWVKRYHEKHKHSLR; encoded by the coding sequence GTGACCAAAGCCCGTAAACAACCCATCGCGGATCAGTTCGACCTGTTCCTGCCCTATATCTCCGACCTCGCCTTGCGCGATCAGCGGGAGATGATGGAGCGCCCGTTCTTTAGCCTGGCCAAGTCCAAGCGCTCCAACCCCATCGACTACACCAGTCCCGATGGCAAGCTGTGGGTGCATGTCTCGGCCAATGCCGATTATGGCATGGCCACGATCTGGGATGCGGACATTCTGATCTATTGCGCCAGCGTGCTGGCCGATATGGCGCGGCGGGGCACCAATGATGTGCCACGCAAGCTCAACATCATGCCTTATGATTTGCTGCGCGCCATCGGCCGTCCGACGACAGGGCGCGCTTACGAACTGCTCGGGCAGGCGCTCGACCGTCTGGTGGCCACCACCATCAAGACCAACATCCGCGCTGAAAACCGCCGCGAGGCGACCTTCAGCTGGCTCGATGGCTGGACGCAATTGGTCGATGAAAAGACCGAACGTTCGCGGGGCATGACCATCGAACTGTCGAACTGGTTCTGGGAAGGGGTGATGATGAAGGGCGGGGTGCTGTCGATCGACCGCGCCTATTTCGCCATCACTGGCGGGCGCGAGCGCTGGCTCTACAAGGTGGCGCGAAAGCATGCGGGCGGGGCAGGGGAGGCCGGCTTTGCCATCTCCATGCCGGTATTGTTCGAGAAGTCGGGCGCCGAAGGGCAGTATCGCCGCTTCAAATTCGAAATGCTCAAGCTGGCCGAGAAGAACGATCTGCCCGGCTATGCGCTCTCGATCGAGACGAGCCGCGAGGGCGAACCCATGCTGCGCATGCGCCGCGTGGATGGCAAGGATGGCGCGGAAAAGATGCGTGACATCGAGCCGACCATGTCCGCCGGGCAGGGGGAAGGGGAGAGGGAGGAGTTGCCGCCCGTTCCCGTCGCTTCCAAACCCAAGGCAGCCAAGAAACCCGCAGCGCAGCCAGAGCCGCTGATCGACGCCCGCGCGATGGTGCGGCAGGCTGTCGCGGGCCTGTCGGATGCCGCGACGCGCGGCTTCATGACCGACGAGACCATCGACCATCTGCGCTCGACCTGCCCAGGCTGGGACCTCTACACCTTGCACAGCGAGTTCGAAAGCTGGGTCGCTGGCGACGCTCAGCGCACCCCGGTCGACTGGCAGAAGGCCTTCATCGGATGGGTGAAACGATACCACGAAAAGCACAAGCACAGCCTGCGTTGA
- a CDS encoding ParB/RepB/Spo0J family partition protein, whose translation MARKQSDYLAALLADDESVPEVSTEEVPTQSAPSPAPDLRAQRARGTTLLGRESALARVASGEVRQVTQLLLDPAKVRVWSGNARSYEHLTEASCQELLDSIVAEGGQKVPAVVRRIEGDPNYDYEVIAGTRRHWSISWLRAHSYPEMMFVAQVAQLDDEAAFRLADLENRARKDVSDLERARNYAAALKSHYGNHQSRMAERLKLSKGWLSKMLKVASLPDAVVAAFASPAEVQLKPAYPLAQAMDDRLAAASILKAAKGLASEQATRVRTGAPALPAAEVLTRLLAAPHAETPPAGPIYNWLSPHGRSGLSVVSTNRQGATVRVHAGSGAHIDELVEAFRQALISLEEQGKGVRP comes from the coding sequence ATGGCGCGCAAACAATCCGACTATCTCGCCGCCCTTCTTGCTGATGACGAGAGCGTTCCCGAAGTATCGACGGAAGAGGTGCCGACACAATCCGCCCCCTCCCCTGCTCCGGATTTGCGGGCTCAGCGCGCGCGCGGCACAACCCTGCTCGGGCGTGAGAGCGCTTTGGCCCGTGTGGCCAGCGGCGAGGTACGTCAGGTCACGCAATTGCTGCTGGACCCGGCCAAGGTCCGGGTGTGGAGCGGCAATGCCCGTTCCTATGAGCATCTGACCGAAGCCTCCTGTCAGGAGCTGCTCGATTCCATCGTCGCGGAAGGGGGCCAGAAAGTGCCCGCGGTGGTGCGCCGGATCGAGGGGGACCCGAATTACGACTATGAGGTGATTGCGGGCACGCGGCGCCACTGGTCGATCTCGTGGCTGCGGGCGCACTCCTATCCGGAGATGATGTTCGTCGCGCAGGTGGCGCAGCTTGATGACGAGGCGGCCTTCCGTCTGGCCGATCTGGAAAATCGCGCGCGCAAGGACGTTTCGGATCTGGAGCGGGCGCGCAATTATGCCGCCGCGCTGAAATCACATTACGGCAATCACCAGAGCCGCATGGCCGAACGGCTGAAGCTCTCCAAGGGTTGGCTGTCGAAAATGCTGAAGGTGGCGAGCCTGCCCGATGCGGTGGTGGCGGCCTTTGCCTCCCCCGCCGAGGTGCAGTTGAAGCCCGCCTATCCGCTGGCGCAGGCGATGGATGACAGGCTGGCAGCCGCATCGATTTTGAAGGCGGCCAAGGGGCTTGCCTCCGAACAGGCAACGCGGGTGCGGACCGGGGCGCCTGCCCTGCCCGCCGCCGAAGTGCTGACCCGCCTGCTGGCAGCGCCCCATGCCGAGACGCCGCCGGCCGGTCCGATCTACAATTGGCTGTCGCCGCATGGGCGCTCAGGCCTGTCGGTGGTTTCGACCAATCGGCAGGGCGCCACCGTGCGGGTGCATGCCGGGTCTGGCGCGCATATCGACGAGCTGGTCGAAGCCTTCCGTCAGGCTTTGATCAGTCTGGAAGAGCAAGGCAAGGGCGTTCGCCCCTGA
- a CDS encoding AAA family ATPase, which yields MHPIVSQIGDLAAAGEKMIERLRRKAFLPDSRKALNVRFGIAEAAQLLGCSTNRIRMAEDDGRLPPAPQGENGRRIGYSVQDMLNMREVLGASPARAPMDVPAMIAVQNFKGGVGKSTVTTHLAHHFAVQGYRVLVVDCDSQATTTTLFGFNPHFNITREETLYPYLSIDPTQADLLYAVKPTAWPNVDLIPSNLELFDVEYELAAAGADGQSVLAARFRKLKQGLLDLARNYDVVLLDPPPALGTISLAVMQAANALLVPLAATTPDFCSTVQFLSMMDQVIGQLVEAGITVDYQFVRLICSKFDGNDPSHAMVRSIMEQAFGPALLPVPILESAEISHAALRMMTVYELEKPVGTAKTHKRCKANLDEALAQIEQLMRQGWGRVTPAREEDVLHAAL from the coding sequence ATGCACCCCATCGTCAGCCAGATCGGTGATCTGGCCGCCGCCGGCGAAAAGATGATCGAGCGCTTGCGGCGCAAGGCCTTCCTGCCGGACAGCCGCAAAGCGCTCAATGTCCGTTTCGGCATTGCCGAGGCCGCGCAATTGCTGGGCTGCTCGACCAACCGCATCCGCATGGCCGAGGATGACGGGCGCCTGCCCCCTGCCCCGCAGGGCGAAAACGGGCGCCGAATCGGCTATTCGGTGCAGGATATGCTCAACATGCGCGAGGTGCTGGGCGCCTCTCCGGCCCGCGCGCCGATGGATGTGCCCGCGATGATCGCGGTGCAGAACTTCAAGGGCGGCGTCGGCAAATCGACCGTCACCACCCATCTGGCGCATCATTTCGCGGTGCAGGGCTATCGCGTGCTGGTCGTCGATTGCGACAGCCAGGCCACCACCACCACGCTGTTCGGCTTCAACCCGCATTTCAACATCACGCGTGAGGAAACGCTATACCCCTATCTGTCGATCGACCCGACTCAGGCCGATCTGCTCTATGCGGTGAAGCCCACCGCCTGGCCCAATGTCGACCTGATCCCGTCGAATCTGGAGCTGTTCGATGTGGAGTACGAACTGGCCGCTGCAGGCGCCGACGGGCAATCGGTGCTGGCCGCGCGTTTCCGCAAGCTGAAGCAGGGTCTGCTCGATCTGGCGCGCAATTACGATGTGGTGCTGCTCGATCCGCCGCCGGCGCTGGGCACGATCTCGCTGGCGGTGATGCAGGCGGCCAATGCGCTGCTGGTGCCGCTGGCCGCGACCACGCCCGATTTCTGCTCGACGGTGCAGTTCCTCTCGATGATGGATCAGGTGATCGGCCAGTTGGTCGAGGCGGGAATTACCGTTGATTACCAGTTTGTTCGCCTGATCTGTTCGAAGTTCGACGGCAACGATCCCAGCCATGCCATGGTCCGCTCGATCATGGAGCAGGCCTTTGGCCCCGCCCTGCTGCCGGTGCCGATTCTGGAAAGCGCCGAGATCAGCCATGCCGCCCTGCGCATGATGACGGTCTATGAGCTGGAAAAGCCGGTCGGCACCGCCAAGACCCACAAGCGCTGCAAGGCCAACCTCGACGAGGCGCTGGCCCAGATCGAGCAGTTGATGCGCCAGGGCTGGGGCCGAGTGACGCCGGCGCGTGAGGAGGATGTGCTCCATGCCGCACTGTAA
- a CDS encoding efflux transporter outer membrane subunit, with protein MKRASLGLILLLGGCAVGPDFHQPAAPKQQAYTPEPITPMAAPEGLAGGTQQVHDGAPAQDWWRLFGSEQLDALITRALAANSDLAAARAALDQARESWRAQRGVLFPSVDAGAGSSRNKSSQYLSAVPGDNSYTYSLQTAQVTVGYTLDLFGANRRGVEQAHAQFDAQRFQTEGARISLINTVAATAFQEASLRGQIAAQQRMIAIQSETLEILHRQQAQGQAAGADVLAQEALLAQSRAALPPLQRALAQSRDLLAYLTGGSAGDGPVAGIDLDQVTLPRDLPLSLPSALVRQRPDVRAAEANLHAASAGVGVAIANRLPQLTLSASAGGQSGGWSNLLSVANSFWSVGSGITQPIFAGGSLLHKQRAAQAAYRQADAQYRSAVLGAFQNVADVLQALQSDAAALDAAVQAQRSAEASLIIAQRQYQQGQIAFATMLAAEQTLRQAEQALVQAQTARLTDTAALFEALGGGWSS; from the coding sequence ATGAAGCGCGCCTCGCTGGGCCTGATTCTGCTGCTGGGCGGCTGCGCGGTCGGTCCCGATTTCCACCAGCCCGCCGCGCCCAAACAGCAGGCCTATACGCCCGAGCCCATCACACCGATGGCCGCGCCCGAGGGTCTCGCCGGTGGCACGCAGCAAGTGCATGACGGCGCGCCCGCGCAGGATTGGTGGCGCCTGTTCGGATCGGAGCAGCTCGATGCGCTGATCACCCGCGCTTTGGCCGCCAACAGCGATCTGGCCGCTGCGCGCGCCGCTCTGGATCAGGCCAGGGAAAGCTGGCGGGCACAGCGCGGCGTGCTGTTCCCCTCGGTGGATGCCGGGGCGGGCAGCAGCCGCAACAAGAGCTCGCAATATCTCTCGGCCGTGCCAGGGGACAACAGCTATACCTACAGCCTGCAGACCGCTCAGGTGACGGTGGGCTATACGCTCGACCTCTTCGGCGCCAACCGGCGCGGGGTGGAGCAGGCCCATGCCCAGTTCGACGCCCAGCGCTTCCAGACCGAAGGCGCGCGCATCTCGCTGATCAACACCGTGGCCGCCACCGCCTTTCAGGAGGCCTCCCTGCGCGGCCAGATCGCCGCGCAGCAACGCATGATCGCCATCCAGAGCGAGACCCTGGAGATCCTGCACCGCCAGCAGGCGCAGGGTCAGGCGGCGGGCGCCGATGTGCTGGCGCAGGAGGCGTTGCTGGCCCAGAGCCGCGCGGCTTTGCCCCCCTTGCAGCGTGCCTTGGCGCAAAGCCGCGATCTGCTGGCCTACCTGACCGGCGGCAGCGCGGGAGATGGGCCGGTCGCCGGGATCGATCTCGATCAGGTCACCCTGCCCCGCGATCTGCCGCTGTCCCTGCCCTCGGCGCTGGTAAGGCAGCGCCCGGATGTGCGCGCGGCGGAGGCCAATCTCCATGCTGCCAGCGCGGGTGTGGGCGTGGCCATCGCCAACCGCCTGCCGCAACTGACGCTGAGCGCCAGCGCAGGCGGCCAATCGGGGGGCTGGAGCAATCTGCTGTCCGTGGCCAACAGTTTCTGGTCCGTGGGGAGCGGGATCACACAGCCGATCTTTGCGGGCGGCAGCCTGCTTCACAAACAGCGGGCGGCTCAGGCGGCTTACCGGCAGGCGGATGCGCAATATCGCTCGGCGGTGCTGGGGGCGTTTCAGAATGTCGCCGATGTGTTGCAGGCGCTGCAGAGCGATGCCGCCGCGCTGGATGCCGCGGTGCAAGCCCAGCGCAGCGCTGAGGCCAGCCTGATCATCGCCCAGCGCCAGTATCAGCAGGGCCAGATCGCTTTTGCCACCATGCTGGCCGCGGAACAGACGCTGCGTCAGGCCGAGCAGGCGCTGGTGCAGGCACAGACCGCGCGACTCACCGATACGGCCGCCCTGTTTGAGGCATTGGGCGGCGGGTGGTCTTCCTAG
- a CDS encoding CusA/CzcA family heavy metal efflux RND transporter, which translates to MNPIVAFALRQRIMVLIVLGVFLAGGAVAFRLLNIEAYPDPVPPMVEIVTQNSGQSASEIERSITIPVEIQLAGIKNVKKVETISLFGLSDVRVQFTFDYDYEQAKQQVINALSQLPPMPNGAQPGISPTSPIGEIYRYRIRGPKNYSVTDLKTIQDWILQRRFKAVPGVIDVNGWAGKSKTYEVTVDQRKLVSYGLSLAQVLTAINNANGNVGGQTIQLGPQAAVVRGVGLIHTMDDIRDTLVATPAGGRPVQVKDIATVSVGNEPRLGIVGQDEDDDIVQGIILMRRGEASLPTLKAVEAEIDKVNKEGILPPGVHLEKIYDRTDLIDVTTHTVLENMIFGVVLIFLVQWVFLGTLRSAVIVAATIPFALAFAIIIMVLRGESANLLSVGAIDFGLIVDATVIMVENIFRHLAQPPKQRFAATGALDHQGGIQSFFGKLGIIELSATEVNRAIFFAAAIIIAGFLPLFTLSGVEGHIFGPMAKTYAYAIVGGLIATFTVAPVLSALLLREHEEEKETLIVRAMRRVYDPAIRFALANRIVALGGMGALLLAAGIAVGGLGLEFLPKLEEGNFWIRATLPPSISLEEAQGHVNRMRHMLMKYPEVKTVISQLGRPDDGTDTTGFFNAEFYVPLKPTSQWPSGMTKDKLTKQVNEELAAPFPGVEFNFSQNIEDNVEEAASGVKGANSVKLYGNDLESLEKTAYQIKNIMAGVRGITDLSVFDALGQPTVNIKINRDKAAHYGLAPGDINAVVQAAIGGQAAGNLYEYGSDRNFPIMIRLAPQFRDRLDAIRAIPVAVPNSTGGVAQVPLSTVADVNLVSGYSFIYRENQSRYIPIKFSVRGRDLGGAVLEAQQKIDRQVSLPPGSRLEWVGEFGDLQAAMARLEVVVPISLALIMLLLFLNFGSLTDMALAASVMPMALVGGVLILAFTGTAFSVSAAIGFIGLFGISVMEGILVLAYFNQLLGSGMARSEAVLHAARTRFRPVMMTCIAACVGLLPAALSSGIGSQVQKPLALVVVGGILLAPVLILIVLPVMIDLFSKRQPHPVRHQEDVA; encoded by the coding sequence ATGAACCCCATCGTCGCCTTTGCCCTGCGTCAGCGCATCATGGTGCTGATCGTGCTGGGCGTGTTTCTGGCCGGGGGCGCTGTCGCCTTCCGTCTGCTCAACATCGAGGCCTACCCCGATCCCGTGCCCCCCATGGTCGAGATCGTCACGCAAAACAGCGGTCAATCGGCCAGCGAGATCGAGCGTTCGATCACCATTCCGGTCGAAATCCAGCTGGCGGGCATCAAGAACGTCAAGAAGGTGGAGACGATCTCGCTCTTCGGCCTGTCCGACGTGCGCGTGCAATTCACCTTCGACTATGATTACGAGCAGGCCAAGCAGCAGGTCATCAATGCCCTGTCGCAATTGCCGCCGATGCCCAATGGCGCGCAGCCGGGCATCTCGCCCACCAGCCCCATCGGCGAGATCTATCGCTATCGCATTCGCGGGCCGAAGAATTATTCGGTCACCGATCTCAAGACCATTCAGGACTGGATCCTGCAGCGCCGCTTCAAGGCGGTGCCCGGCGTGATCGACGTCAATGGCTGGGCCGGCAAGAGCAAGACCTACGAAGTCACCGTCGATCAGCGCAAGCTGGTGAGCTATGGCCTCTCGCTGGCGCAGGTGCTGACCGCCATCAACAACGCCAATGGCAATGTGGGCGGCCAGACGATCCAGCTTGGCCCGCAGGCCGCCGTGGTGCGCGGCGTGGGCCTGATCCACACGATGGACGATATTCGCGACACGCTGGTGGCCACGCCCGCCGGGGGCCGCCCGGTGCAGGTGAAGGACATCGCCACGGTTTCGGTGGGGAATGAACCGCGTCTGGGCATTGTGGGTCAGGATGAGGATGACGACATCGTTCAGGGCATCATCCTGATGCGCCGGGGCGAGGCCAGCCTGCCAACCCTGAAAGCCGTGGAAGCCGAGATCGACAAGGTCAACAAGGAGGGCATTCTGCCCCCCGGTGTCCATCTGGAAAAGATCTATGACCGCACCGATCTGATCGATGTCACCACCCATACCGTGCTGGAGAACATGATCTTCGGCGTGGTGCTGATTTTCCTGGTGCAATGGGTGTTTCTGGGCACCTTGCGCAGCGCTGTCATCGTGGCGGCGACCATTCCTTTCGCTTTGGCCTTTGCCATCATCATCATGGTGCTGCGCGGGGAGTCGGCCAATCTGCTCTCGGTCGGCGCCATCGATTTCGGGCTGATCGTGGATGCCACGGTCATCATGGTGGAGAACATCTTCCGCCATCTGGCGCAGCCTCCGAAGCAGCGTTTTGCCGCCACCGGCGCGCTCGACCATCAGGGCGGCATCCAGAGCTTCTTCGGCAAGCTGGGCATCATCGAGCTGTCCGCCACAGAGGTGAACCGGGCGATCTTCTTCGCCGCCGCGATCATCATCGCCGGGTTTCTGCCGCTCTTCACCCTGTCAGGCGTGGAGGGGCATATCTTCGGGCCGATGGCCAAGACCTATGCCTATGCCATCGTCGGCGGGCTGATCGCCACCTTCACCGTGGCGCCGGTGCTGTCGGCCCTGCTGCTGCGCGAGCATGAGGAGGAGAAGGAAACGCTGATCGTGCGCGCCATGCGCCGCGTCTATGATCCGGCGATCCGTTTCGCGCTGGCCAACCGCATCGTCGCGCTGGGCGGGATGGGCGCGCTGCTGCTGGCGGCGGGGATCGCGGTGGGTGGCCTGGGTCTGGAATTCCTGCCCAAGCTGGAGGAGGGCAATTTCTGGATCCGCGCCACGCTGCCCCCCTCGATCAGCCTTGAGGAAGCGCAGGGCCATGTGAACCGCATGCGCCATATGCTGATGAAATATCCCGAGGTTAAGACGGTGATCTCGCAACTGGGCCGCCCCGATGACGGCACCGACACCACCGGCTTCTTCAACGCCGAATTTTACGTGCCCCTCAAGCCCACCAGCCAGTGGCCCAGCGGCATGACCAAGGACAAGCTGACCAAACAGGTCAATGAGGAGCTGGCCGCGCCCTTCCCCGGCGTGGAGTTCAATTTCTCCCAAAACATCGAGGACAATGTCGAGGAAGCCGCCAGCGGCGTGAAGGGCGCCAATTCGGTGAAGCTCTACGGCAATGATCTGGAATCGCTGGAAAAGACAGCCTATCAGATCAAAAACATCATGGCCGGGGTGCGCGGCATCACCGATCTGTCGGTCTTCGATGCGCTGGGCCAGCCCACGGTGAACATCAAGATCAACCGCGACAAGGCGGCGCATTACGGCCTCGCCCCCGGCGATATCAACGCGGTGGTGCAGGCGGCGATCGGCGGTCAGGCGGCGGGCAACCTCTATGAGTATGGGTCGGATCGCAACTTCCCGATCATGATCCGTCTGGCCCCCCAGTTCCGTGATCGGCTCGATGCTATTCGCGCCATTCCTGTGGCCGTGCCTAATTCCACTGGCGGGGTGGCGCAGGTGCCGCTTTCCACCGTGGCCGATGTGAACCTCGTTTCGGGCTATTCCTTTATCTATCGCGAGAACCAGTCGCGCTACATCCCGATCAAGTTCAGCGTGCGCGGGCGCGATCTGGGCGGCGCGGTGCTGGAAGCCCAGCAGAAGATCGACAGGCAGGTCAGCCTGCCGCCGGGCAGCCGCCTCGAATGGGTGGGCGAGTTCGGCGACCTTCAGGCCGCCATGGCCCGCCTTGAGGTGGTGGTGCCGATCAGCCTGGCGCTGATCATGCTGCTGCTGTTCCTCAACTTCGGCTCGCTGACGGATATGGCGCTGGCGGCCAGCGTGATGCCCATGGCGCTGGTGGGCGGCGTGCTGATTCTGGCCTTTACCGGCACGGCCTTCAGCGTTTCGGCGGCGATCGGCTTTATCGGGCTGTTCGGGATTTCGGTGATGGAGGGCATTCTGGTGCTGGCCTATTTCAACCAGTTGCTGGGCAGCGGCATGGCACGTAGCGAAGCGGTGCTGCATGCCGCGCGCACCCGCTTCCGTCCGGTGATGATGACCTGCATCGCGGCCTGTGTCGGCCTGCTGCCCGCCGCCTTGTCCAGCGGGATCGGCTCTCAGGTGCAGAAGCCGCTGGCGCTGGTGGTGGTGGGCGGCATTCTGCTGGCCCCGGTGCTGATCCTGATCGTGCTGCCGGTGATGATCGACCTCTTCTCCAAGCGCCAGCCCCACCCCGTCCGGCATCAGGAGGACGTGGCATGA
- a CDS encoding efflux RND transporter periplasmic adaptor subunit, which yields MDHIATDGQDTPVPVLGRHRQWWITGALLAVVIALFWLVPLLWHAIMPPPPPPPAPPQDGTFAATDREWATLRFETVHASNFTDAATSDGKIAVDDDLTTPVFSPYTGRVVRIMAKAGDLVHAGTPLFTVVASEFVQAQSDLVSARGAIASAEAQYRQSHDAEARQHDLYDHKGAALKDWQQSQTDLASADAARRNAQAGLVAVQNRLRILGADGAGASGHGEAIVRAPVDGIVTQRLIGLGQNIGSVSGGGNATQAFTISDFRKVWLVGNLREEDAPRAHIGQMVQVRPYVGQALQARLTYVAPSIDPASRRLLVRAEIANHDGHLKPETFATFSLLTGSERQSLSVDQEAVIYEGNTARVWIALPRTHRLGLRPVTTGATVDGRVEITGGLKDGDTVVTAGSLFIDRGAKAD from the coding sequence ATGGATCATATCGCCACGGATGGACAGGACACGCCCGTGCCCGTGCTGGGCAGGCACCGGCAATGGTGGATCACGGGCGCCTTGCTGGCGGTGGTGATCGCGCTGTTCTGGCTGGTGCCGCTGCTGTGGCATGCGATCATGCCGCCGCCGCCCCCGCCGCCTGCTCCCCCGCAGGACGGCACCTTCGCCGCCACCGACCGCGAATGGGCGACCTTGCGCTTCGAGACCGTCCACGCCAGCAACTTTACCGATGCCGCCACCAGCGACGGCAAGATCGCGGTGGACGATGATCTGACCACGCCGGTCTTCTCGCCCTATACGGGGCGGGTCGTGCGGATCATGGCCAAGGCGGGCGATCTGGTGCATGCGGGCACGCCGCTGTTCACCGTGGTCGCCAGCGAATTCGTGCAGGCGCAAAGCGATCTGGTCAGCGCACGCGGCGCCATCGCCTCGGCCGAGGCGCAATACCGCCAGAGCCACGATGCCGAAGCGCGCCAGCACGACCTCTATGACCACAAGGGCGCCGCGCTGAAGGACTGGCAGCAGAGCCAGACCGATCTGGCCAGCGCGGACGCCGCGCGCCGCAATGCGCAGGCCGGGCTGGTCGCGGTGCAGAACCGCCTGCGCATCCTTGGCGCCGATGGCGCCGGTGCCAGTGGCCATGGCGAGGCCATCGTGCGGGCGCCGGTCGACGGGATCGTCACCCAGCGGCTGATCGGTCTGGGCCAGAACATCGGCAGCGTATCGGGCGGCGGCAATGCCACGCAGGCCTTCACCATCTCCGACTTCCGCAAGGTCTGGCTGGTGGGCAATCTGCGCGAGGAGGATGCGCCGCGCGCCCATATCGGCCAGATGGTTCAGGTGCGGCCCTATGTCGGGCAGGCCTTGCAGGCGCGGCTCACCTATGTCGCGCCCAGCATCGACCCTGCCTCCCGCCGCCTGCTGGTGCGCGCCGAAATCGCCAATCACGACGGCCATTTGAAGCCGGAAACCTTCGCCACTTTCTCGCTGCTGACGGGCAGCGAGCGGCAATCGCTCTCCGTCGACCAGGAGGCGGTGATCTATGAGGGCAACACCGCCCGCGTGTGGATCGCTTTGCCCCGCACGCATCGCCTGGGCCTGCGCCCTGTCACCACCGGCGCCACGGTGGATGGCCGCGTGGAGATCACCGGCGGGCTGAAGGATGGCGACACGGTCGTCACCGCGGGCAGCCTGTTTATCGACCGCGGCGCCAAAGCCGATTGA